The following are encoded together in the Colius striatus isolate bColStr4 chromosome 5, bColStr4.1.hap1, whole genome shotgun sequence genome:
- the NBEAL2 gene encoding neurobeachin-like protein 2 isoform X1, translating into MASRERLYELWMLYFAKKDLSYLQQWLEAFVMNFEKIIALPSLEPRRVVSPCVRPEESVSEIPVLPREVLQVLSQRLGHSVAQVPREGGSGASLGQALLLLKFFIIICRNLENIQADKTPGFIPEVLRLLRVCASKLRNCREDEGSGMQLESAVLYALHLCECLFDPYQTWRRQLSGEVVSAKEKSKYKFAPVPLPTEFGTFFQECFQAGGQLPETLQLRLIHLFGAILSGSKANALRAVTPAAVEALLGVLQRGGTENPPGPGLLDLSLRGLVAVVHVLHGSSPGAGPVPLRLLLDGYFRVLNSDLPVASLAPEAAGGLVALRVLMLDAIPAMLSCEDRPVLQAVFLSNNCFEHIIRLLQNSKLYLGSSREAGEARDEVPLQQGCDGGSDAIAVHAVAVLTAIMSNSPSAKEVFKERIGYAHLYEVLKSQGQPTRRLLQELLNMAVEGDHGSFPVRPIRNEQPLLILLAWLPALACRDLQAFLSGWLRRLCEASLPSRLTCVKAGMVGYLLAALAAEPALPAACSQNLLELLRALGGLSIRPGELRQLLRLLRRERGRGPHPYAAPVVRALSGMARAEGPPRALQCFDLTPGMAGIMVPTVQKWPGSAFAFHAWLCLSEEEAEAPAARPKRRQLYSFFTAGGTGFEAFFTAGGVLVVAVCTKKDYMTVALPEFDFNDSAWHCVDIVHVAGRRPFGQNVVSIFADGHLRKTAQLRFPSLHESFTSCCIGSAGHRTTTTSLPSAGHPAACHGPEPPFPTHPTLGRSQSVPAALGPHAWTPTQPPTEGVVATTVAGSQDTEWGSPTSLEGHLGSVAIFCEALQQAQVKALFCAGPNVTSPFTLEGDLVELSSKLLLYYTPQACRNNICLDLSPSHGLDGRLTGHKVVNWDIKDVVNCVGGMGVLLPLLEQVVAKKEEPEDEQETNDLVGPELTSSRNAQGMLIPLGKSSESRLERNSVAAFLLLVKNFIQNHPVNQESLVQCHGPAIIGALLQKVSGPLLDMSTLMASQILMEQVASEGSGLLLHLLYQHLLFDFRIWSNSDFAVRLGHIQYLANVVKDHKQRIRKKYGVQFILDSIRTHYGTSREKTTATDDIKTVQTSLFSLVKDFFCRSFSGEEMQSLLSYVAGAQDEQQVCGALEVIHSLLKGSPAQEQLFAFLFEPGHVEVLFSLLVQKKFSDEVRERVFKILYKMLKYEKVPERSKSRLKLKDIGYQGLIACLSDVPGSMLLFRCLSEQVLGADPLNYKDLVAVVYLSHRAELTVRLDICRKLFHLIYAQQDMVKQLARLAGWQDTLTKLYVKESYESQQHNLSHVGNGGCLELQLSDPSAKEEPSPPPAELQELDVFLPLGYEASDQELSEGFSDHSISPGGRTKSFHSYNFKSFDSSDRASRSSSNPGDGPPFDGVYHPLSPFSTSPFDLGLDLASTSSVATAESGAQTPASGPGTPSPLESFKPFPGMRARKSSSLSNVLDESSYQDALPSDNVSNTSNPQQTPEEELCNLLTNIIFSVTWRGVEGWDDVSWRERGQVFSVLTKLGTACELVRPPDEIKRSLLEMMLESALTDLKESGPSAQPGLTHNALKLLRLLQDFLFSEGHNNQALWSEKIYEGVSSLLDKLGVWYHLANGTSDLKEMAQTGLRILVGYILLQDPQLHSLAYVKLHSLLQTASAPKKDEACYLLGKLETPLRRSLEAKSEAFSWLVSIVRTLMDQCYETLQLQLFLPSLPPTNGSPTFYEDFQLFCGTPEWRGFIEKHVQPTMAQFEMDTFAKSHDHMSNFWNACYDAMMSSSQRREQEKAASRKMFQELVLEPATKRCKAENARHANVLKQANHHHSTVLKQWQSLCRLLTSPRSAWADRNPPEVRWKLSSAETYSRMRLKLVPNLNFDQHLEASALRDNLGADHLHNPTESLPLAMAKEAKVSELEDDQLAEEDLPVLDSQAEPKEQNQREKLVVSEDCELITTVAVVPGRLEVTTQHIYFYDGSSEKEETEGGIGHDFKRPLSHLRELHLRRYNLRRSALELFFIDQANYFLNFRKKVRNKVYSCILGLRPPNQIYFGSRSPQELLKASGLTQKWVLREISNFEYLMQLNTIAGRTYNDLSQYPVFPWILRDYVSETLDLTDPAAFRDLSKPIGVANERHARDVKEKYESFEDPTGTVDKFHYGTHYSNAAGVMHYLIRTEPFTTLHIQLQSGRFDCSDRQFHSVPAAWQARMENPVDVKELIPEFFYFPEFLENQNGFDLGCLQLSNEKVGDVVLPRWARSREDFIYQHRKALESEYVSAHLHEWIDLIFGYKQRGPAAVEALNVFYYCTYEGAVDLDAIADETQRKALEGIISNFGQTPCQLLKEPHPARLSAESAARRLSRLDTRSPNVFENLDQLKSFFVEGISDGVALVQAVVPKNQAHSFITQGSPDVLVTVSANGLLGTHNWLPYDKNISNYFSFTKDPTVSNAKTQRFLQGPFAPGADLSSRTLAVSPDGKLLFSGGHWDNSLRVTSLAKGKVIGHITRHIDVVTCLALDLCGIYLISGSRDTTCMVWQVLQQGGFSSGLAPKPVQVLYGHDAEVTCVAISTELDMAVSGSKDGTIIIHTIRRGLFIRSLRPPGDSSPPALLCHVAVGPEGQVVAQTAVGQRACLKDRFALHLYSVNGKHLSSVPLGQEVTALCVTDEFVVLGTTQCGLEIRDLQSLRAAVPPVPMRVPVHSVSVTKEKSHILVGLEDGKLIVVGAGQPAEVRPGQFHRRLWRSTRRISQVSAGETEYNGAESRA; encoded by the exons AAGGACCTGTCCTACCTGCAGCAGTGGCTGGAAGCCTTTGTCATGAACTTTGAGAAGATCATCGCCCTCCCCTCGCTGGAGCCCCGCAG AGTCGTTTCCCCCTGTGTCAGGCCGGAGGAGTCGGTGTCAGAGATCCCGGTGCTGCCACGGGAagtgctgcaggtgctgagccAGCGGCTGGGACACAGCGTGGCCCAGGTCCCACGGGAGGGGGGCAGTGGGGCCAGCCTGGGgcaggctctgctgctcctcaagTTCTTCATCATCATCTGCAG GAACCTGGAGAACATCCAAGCAGACAAAACCCCCGGCTTCATCCCggaggtgctgaggctgctgcgGGTCTGTGCGAGCAAG CTGAGGAATTGCAGGGAGGATGAGGGGAGTGGGATGCAGCTGGAGAGCGCCGTGCTCTACGCCCTCCATCTCTGCGAGTGCCTCTTCGATCCCTACCAGACCTGGAGGAGGCAGCTCAGTGG GGAAGTCGTCAGTGCAAAGGAGAAGAGTAAATACAAGTTTGCTCCCGTCCCTCTGCCCACTGAGTTCGGCACCTTCTTCCAAG AGTGTTTCCAAGCTGGAGGGCAGCTCCCTGAAACACTCCAGCTCCGACTTATCCACCTTTTTGGGGCCATTCTGTCTGGATCTAAG GCCAACGCTCTGCGTGCCGTCACGCCGGCGGCGGTGGAGGCGCTGCTGGGTGTGCTGCAGCGTGGTGGCACAGAGAACCCCCCGGGGCCTGGGCTGCTGGACTTGTCCTTGCGGGGGCTGGTGGCCGTGGTGCACGTGCTGCACGGCAGCAGCCCCGGCGCCGGCCCCGTGCCCCTGCGCCTGCTCCTGGACGGTTACTTCAGGGTGCTCAACTCAGACCTGCCCGTGGCGTCCCTGGCGCCGGAGGCGGCCGGCGGCCTCGTGGCTCTGCGTGTGCTCATGCTGG ATGCCATCCCGGCCATGCTGAGCTGCGAGGACCGGCCGGTGCTGCAGGCTGTCTTCCTCAGCAACAACTGCTTCGAGCACATCATCCGGCTGCTCCAGAACAGCAAG CTCTACCTCGGCAGCTCGCGGGAGGCGGGTGAAGCCCGGGATGAGGTCCCTTTGCAGCAG GGCTGTGACGGCGGCTCCGACGCCATCGCGGTTCACGCCGTCGCGGTGCTCACCGCCATCATGAGCAACTCGCCCTCAGCCAAG GAGGTGTTCAAGGAGCGCATCGGCTACGCCCACCTCTATGAGGTGCTGAAGAGCCAAGGGCAGCCCACCCGACGCCTGCTCCAGGAGCTCCTCAACATG GCGGTGGAGGGCGACCACGGCTCCTTCCCGGTGCGCCCCATCCGCAACGAGCAGCCTCTGCTGATCCTGCTGGCCTGGCTGCCGGCGCTGGCGTGCCGGGACCTGCAGGCGTTCCTCTCGGGTTGGCTGCGGCGGCTGTGCGAGGCCTCCCTGCCCAGCCGCCTCACCTGCGTCAAGGCCGGCATGGTGGGCTACCTGCTGGCCGCCCTGGCCGCCGAGCCGGCGCTGCCGGCTGCCTGCTCCCAAAacctgctggagctgctgcgggCGCTGGGCGGCCTCTCCATCCGCCCCGGGGAGCTGCGGCAGCTGCTGCGGCTGCTGCGGCGCGAGCGCGGCCGGGGGCCGCATCCGTACGCGGCGCCGGTGGTGCGGGCGCTGTCGGGCATGGCGCGGGCAGAGGGGCCCCCGCGGGCGCTGCAGTGCTTCGACCTGACGCCCGGCATGGCGGGGATCATGGTGCCAACCGTGCAGAAGTGGCCCGGCAGCGCCTTCGCCTTCCACGCCTGGTTGTGCCTGAGCGAGGAGGAAGCCGAAGCCCCGGCGGCGAGGCCGAAGAGGAGGCAACTGTACAG CTTCTTCACAGCCGGCGGGACGGGCTTTGAGGCGTTCTTCACCGCCGGCGGCGTGCTGGTGGTGGCCGTCTGCACCAAGAAGGATTACATGACAGTGGCGTTGCCGGAGTTTGACTTCAACGACTCAGCTTGG CACTGTGTTGACATCGTCCACGTCGCCGGCCGCCGGCCCTTTGGCCAGAACGTGGTCAGCATCTTCGCCGACGGGCACCTGCGGAAGACGGCGCAGCTCCGCTTCCCGTCCCTGCACGAG TCCTTCACTTCCTGCTGCATCGGCTCCGCGGGCCACCggaccaccaccaccagcctcCCCTCCGCCGGCCACCCGGCAGCGTGCCACGGGCCAGAGCCGCCCTTCCCCACGCACCCCACGCTCGGGCGCTCCCAGTCCGTCCCCGCCGCCTTGGGCCCCCACGCCTGGACCCCCACGCAGCCCCCCACGGAGGGGGTGGTGGCCACCACGGTGGCTGGCAGCCAGGACACCGAGTGGGGCAGTCCCACATCCCTGGAGGGTCACCTGGGCTCCGTGGCCATCTTCTGTGAGGCTCTGCAGCAAGCCCAGGTCAAGGCGCTCTTCTGTGCAG GACCGAACGTCACGTCACCGTTTACGCTGGAAGGTGACTTGGTGGAGCTCAGCAGCAAGCTCTTGCTGTACTACACCCCCCAG GCCTGCAGGAACAACATCTGCCTGGACCTCTCTCCCAGCCACGGCTTGGACGGGAGGCTGACGGGGCACAAGGTGGTCAACTGGGACATCAAG GACGTGGTGAACTGCGTGGGTGGGATGGGAGTGCTGCTTCCCCTGCTCGAGCAagtggtggccaagaaggagGAGCCTGAGGATGAGCAAGAGACCAACGACTTGGTGGGACCAGAGCTGACATCCTCCAGGAATGCCCAGGGCATGCTCATCCCGCTGGGCAAGTCCTCAG agagccggctggagaggaacagcgtggctgccttcctgctgctggtgAAGAACTTCATCCAGAACCACCCGGTGAACCAGGAGAGCCTGGTGCAGTGCCATGGGCCGGCCATCATCGGAGCCCTGCTGCAGaag GTCTCTGGTCCGCTGCTGGACATGAGCACGCTGATGGCCTCGCAGATCCTCATGGAGCAGGTGGCCTCAGAGGGCAGTGGGCTCCTGCTGCATCTCCTCTACCAGCACCTCCTCTTCGACTTCCGCATCTGGAGCAACAGCGACTTCGCCGTGCGCTTAG GTCATATCCAGTACCTGGCCAACGTTGTCAAGGACCACAAGCAGCGCATCCGTAAGAAGTACGGGGTGCAGTTCATCCTCGACTCCATCCGAACACACTACGG CACCTCCAGGGAGAAGACTACAGCCACCGACGACATCAAGACAGTGCAGACATCCCTCTTCAGCCTGGTGAAGGATTTCTTCTGCAGGAGCTTCTCTGGGGAGGAGATGCAGAGCTTGCTGAGCTACGTGGCTGGGGCACAGGACGAGCAGCAG GTCTGTGGGGCGTTGGAGGTGATCCACAGCCTGCTGAAGGGTTCTCCTGCCCAGGAGCAGCTCTTTGCCTTCCTCTTTGAGCCGGGCCACGTGGAGGTCCTCTTCTCTCTGCTGGTCCAGAAGAAGTTCTCAGATGAAGTGCGGGAGAGGGTCTTCAAG ATCCTCTATAAGATGCTGAAGTACGAGAAGGTCCCCGAGCGCAGCAAGAGCCGCCTGAAGCTGAAGGACATCGGGTACCAGGGGCTCATTGCCTGCCTCAGTGACGTCCCTGGCTCCATGCTGCTCTTCCGCTGCCTCTCAGAGCAGGTCCTTGGGGCAG ACCCTCTAAACTACAAGGATCTGGTGGCCGTGGTTTACCTGTCGCACCGGGCTGAGCTGACTGTGCGGCTCGATATCTGCCGCAAG CTCTTCCACCTGATCTACGCACAGCAGGACATGGTGAAGCAGCTGGCGAGGCTGGCAGGCTGGCAGGACACGCTCACCAAGCTCTATGTCAAGGAGTCCTACGAGTCCCAGCAGCACAACCTGAGCCACGTGGGCAATGGGGGCTGCCTGGAGCTCCAGCTCTCAGACCCCTCTGCCAAGGAGGAGCCGAGCCCACCGCcggctgagctgcaggagctggacgTCTTCCTGCCCCTGGGCTACGAGGCCTCCGACCAGGAGCTCTCCGAGGGCTTCTCTGACCACTCCATCTCCCCGGGTGGCCGCACCAAGTCCTTCCACTCCTACAACTTCAAGTCTTTCGACTCCTCCGACCGGGCCAGCCGCTCGTCCTCCAACCCCGGCGACGGCCCTCCCTTCGACGGCGTCTACCACCCGCTCTCGCCCTTCTCTACCTCACCCTTCGACCTGGGGCTGGACCTGGCCAGCACCAGCTCGGTGGCCACGGCTGAGAGCGGCGCGCAGACCCCCGCCAGCGGTCCCGGCACCCCGTCCCCTCTGGAGAGCTTCAAGCCCTTCCCGGGGATGCGAGCACGCAAGAGCTCCAGCCTCTCCAACGTGCTGGATGAGAGCAGCTACCAGGACGCTCTGCCCAGCGACAACGTTTCCAACACCAGCAACCCCCAG CAAACTCCCGAGGAGGAGCTGTGCAACCTCCTGACCAACATCATCTTCTCGGTGACGTGGCGCGGGGTGGAGGGCTGGGACGACGTGTCGTGGAGGGAGCGAGGACAGGTCTTCTCCGTCCTCACCAAGCTGGGCACGGCGTGCGAGCTGGTGCGGCCCCCGGACGAGATCAAACGCAG cctgctGGAGATGATGCTGGAGTCGGCGCTGACGGACCTGAAGGAGTCGGGGCCGAGCGCCCAGCCCGGCCTCACCCACAACGCCCTCAAGCTGCTGCGGCTGCTGCAGGACTTTCTGTTCTCCGAGGGACACAACAACCAGGCGCTGTGGAGCGAGAAG ATCTACGAGGGGGTGAGCAGCCTGCTGGACAAGCTGGGCGTCTGGTACCACCTGGCCAACGGCACCTCCGACCTCAAGGAGATGGCCCAGACGGGGCTGCGCATCCTGGTGGGCTACATCCTGCTGCAGGACCCCCAG ctccaCTCACTGGCCTATGTGAAGctgcacagcctcctgcagacaGCCTCAGCCCCTAAAAAGGATGAGGCCTGCTACCTGCTGGGCAAGCTGGAGACCCCGCTGCGGCGCTCGCTGGAGGCCAAGTCGGAGGCGTTCTCCTGGCTGGTGTCCATCGTGCGGACGCTCATGGACCAGTGCTACGagaccctgcagctgcagctcttcctGCCCTCGCTGCCCCCCACCAACGGCAGCCCCACGTTCTACGAGGACTTCCAGCTCTTCTGCGGCACCCCGGAGTGGAGGGGCTTCATTGAGAAGCAC GTGCAGCCAACCATGGCCCAGTTTGAGATGGACACTTTTGCCAAGAGCCACGACCACATGTCCAACTTCTGGAACGCCTGCTACGATGCCATGATGAGCAGCTCGCAGCGGCGGGAGCAGGAGAAGGCAGCCAGTCGCAAGATGTTCCAG gagctggtgctggagcCAGCGACGAAGCGCTGCAAGGCGGAGAACGCCCGTCACGCCAACGTGCTGAAGCAGGCCAACCACCACCACAGCACCGTGCTGAAGCAGTGGCAGTCCCTGTGCCGCCTCCTCACCTCGCCCCGCTCCGCCTGGGCCGACCG GAACCCGCCCGAGGTCCGCTGGAAGCTGTCGAGCGCAGAGACCTACTCCAGGATGAGGCTCAAGCTGGTGCCCAACCTGAATTTCGACCAACACTTGGAAGCCAGCGCCCTGAGGGACAACTTGG GAGCCGACCACCTCCACAACCCCACCGAGTCCCTCCCACTCGCcatggccaaggaggccaaggTGAGCGAGCTGGAAGACGACCAACTGGCCGAGGAGGACCTCCCCGTCCTGGACAGCCA GGCTGAGCCCAAGGAGCAGAACCAGCGGGAGAAGCTGGTGGTCTCGGAGGACTGCGAGCTCATCACCACGGTGGCCGTGGTCCCCGGCCGGCTGGAGGTGACAACCCAACACATCTACTTCTACGACGGCAGCAGCGAgaaggaggagacagagggag GGATTGGCCACGACTTCAAGCGTCCCCTGTCCCACCTGCGGGAGCTGCACCTGCGCCGCTACAACCTGCGCCGCTCCGCGCTCGAGCTCTTCTTCATCGACCAGGCCAACTacttcctcaacttcagaaaaaaG GTGAGGAACAAGGTGTACTCCTGCATCCTTGGCCTGCGTCCCCCCAACCAGATCTACTTCGGCAGCCGCTcgccccaggagctgctgaaagcCTCGGGACTCACCCAG AAATGGGTCCTGCGGGAGATCTCCAACTTCGAGTACCTCATGCAGCTCAACACGATCGCGGGGCGCACCTACAATGACCTCTCCCAGTACCCCGTG TTCCCCTGGATCCTGCGGGATTATGTCTCAGAGACCCTCGACCTCACCGACCCGGCCGCGTTTCGGGACCTGTCCAAGCCCATCGGCGTGGCCAACGAGCGGCACGCCCGGGACGTGAAGGAGAA GTATGAGAGCTTCGAGGACCCCACTGGCACCGTGGACAAGTTCCACTACGGCACACACTACTCCAACGCGGCGGGTGTCATGCACTACCTGATCCGCACCGAGCCCTTCACCACCCTCCACATCCAGCTGCAGAGCGGCAG GTTTGACTGCTCGGACCGGCAGTTCCACTCGGTGCCGGCGGCGTGGCAAGCGCGGATGGAGAACCCCGTGGATGTCAAGGAGCTCATCCCTGAGTTCTTCTACTTCCCTGAGTTCCTGGAGAACCAGAACG GCTTCGACCtgggctgcctgcagctctccaaCGAGAAGGTCGGTGACGTGGTGCTGCCCCGGTGGGCGCGTTCCCGTGAGGATTTCATCTACCAGCACCGCAAAGCCCTG GAGTCAGAGTACGTCTCAGCCCACCTCCACGAGTGGATCGACCTCATTTTTGGGTACAAGCAACGAGGCCCAGCCGCTGTGGAGGCCCTCAATGTCTTCTACTACTGCACCTATGAGG gggCCGTGGACCTGGACGCCATCGCCGACGAGACGCAGAGGAAAGCTCTGGAGGGCATCATCAGCAATTTTGGGCAGACGCCCTGCCAGCTGCTCAAG GAGCCGCATCCTGCCCGGCTGTCAGCAGAGAGTGCTGCCCGGAGGCTCTCCCGCCTCGACACCCGCTCGCCCAACGTCTTTGAGAACCTGGACCAGCTCAAGTCCTTCTTTGTGGAG GGCATCAGCGATGGCGTGGCGCTGGTGCAGGCTGTGGTGCCCAAGAACCAGGCGCATTCCTTCATCACTCAGGGATCACCCGACGTCCTG GTCACTGTGAGTGCCAACGGCTTGTTGGGGACCCACAACTGGTTGCCCTACGACAAGAACATCTCAAACTACTTCAGCTTCACCAAAGACCCCACCGTCTCCAACGCAAA GACCCAGCGGTTCCTGCAGGGCCCCTTCGCCCCCGGCGCCGACCTCAGCTCCCGCACCCTGGCCGTGTCCCCCGACGGGAAGCTGCTCTTCAGCGGGGGACACTGGGACAACAGCCTCCGTGTCACCTCCTTGGCCAAAGGCAAGGTCATTGGGCACATCACCCGGCACATAG ACGTTGTCACCTGCCTGGCGCTTGACCTCTGCGGCATCTACCTCATTTCTGGCTCCCGGGACACCACCTGCATGGTGTGGCAGGTCCTGCAGCAG GGCGGCTTTTCCAGCGGCTTGGCTCCCAAACCCGTCCAGGTCCTGTACGGCCACGACGCCGAGGTGACGTGTGTGGCCATCAGCACCGAGCTGGACATGGCAGTGTCGGGCTCCAAG GACGGCACCATCATCATCCACACCATCCGGCGCGGCCTCTTCATCCGCTCGCTGCGGCCGCCCGGGGACAGCTCTCCTCCCGCCCTGCTGTGCCACGTGGCCGTGGGGCCCGAAGGGCAGGTGGTGGCCCAGACAGCCGTGGGGCAGAGAGCCTGCTTGAAG GACAGGTTTGCCCTGCACCTCTACTCCGTGAACGGGAAGCACCTCTCCTCCGTGCCGCTGGGCCAGGAGGTGACGGCCCTGTGCGTGACGGACGAGTTCGTGGTGCTGGGGACCACGCAGTGCGGGCTGGAGATCCGGGACCTGCAGAG CCTGAGGGCGGCCGTGCCCCCCGTGCCCATGCGGGTGCCCGTGCACAGCGTGTCCGTCACCAAGGAGAAGAGTCACATCTTGGTGGGCTTGGAGGATGGGAAGCTCATCGTGGTGGGGGCTGGGCAGCCCGCTGAG